In Longimicrobium sp., the following are encoded in one genomic region:
- a CDS encoding PQQ-binding-like beta-propeller repeat protein: MILTRRDFLKAGIAAALTPGASFAMPPRAFSFAFFSDTHLALGRNERECRAMMEEIASGIRPDFAVNGGDVTDYGWRGEYDGYARVLAGMSFPVHHIPGNHDVRWSPLGPQIFAKYCGEPFRSFAHKGCRFVLLDSSVPLSHWGHFESGQLRWVERELRRVGRETPVFVFTHHWVGRDRVMVDNENELLRVLEPYNVKLVFNGHGHQDLLWHWNGVAGTMNKGLYQGSYQRVDVDWNAGEVRLSRRTTQRPELRPLLTVPLAPRRDARPLWAVGVSLVGAGAAVPTRAEGAREFRWNEGAWAPLPLAGAPTAGLRPGAHLLSLRAGAGGAQRAFPLRVTGTDAVLRPRWERRLTGGVMSHLRLADGVLFASAMDGSITALRASDGTQLWSARTEGYCHSSPTVDAGRVIVGSADGGVYAFDARTGRRLWKHATGGPVYASAAVAGGIAAIASGDGTVYGLDARTGAVRWRFALPAGDTAFAQSPAATDGERFYVGAWDRNLYALEVATGREVWRRQCTDKSFAYSPAIGGPAVGGGRVYVPSNDNVLHAFDAATGAPLWQATAPGDKFGYSSPTLVGDRIYVGCLGDKGQVRCVSATDGRELWMAETGGEIYDSSPAVSDGRVAIGSVNGTLHLLAVEDGKLVAQHRFPAGHFLASPAAGERSVYAATFSDVVMGFDVAG; this comes from the coding sequence TTGATCCTCACCCGCCGCGACTTTCTGAAGGCCGGCATCGCAGCCGCGCTCACGCCGGGGGCGTCGTTCGCGATGCCGCCGCGCGCCTTTTCGTTCGCGTTCTTCTCGGACACGCACCTGGCGCTGGGGCGCAACGAGCGGGAGTGCAGGGCGATGATGGAGGAGATCGCGAGCGGCATCCGCCCTGACTTCGCGGTCAACGGCGGGGACGTGACCGATTACGGGTGGCGCGGCGAGTACGATGGGTACGCGCGCGTGCTGGCCGGGATGAGCTTTCCCGTGCACCACATCCCCGGCAACCACGACGTGCGCTGGTCGCCGCTGGGGCCGCAGATATTCGCGAAGTACTGCGGCGAGCCGTTCCGCTCGTTCGCCCACAAGGGGTGCCGCTTCGTCCTCCTGGACAGCTCGGTGCCCCTTTCGCACTGGGGGCACTTCGAGAGCGGGCAGCTCCGCTGGGTGGAGCGCGAGCTGCGCAGGGTGGGGCGCGAGACGCCGGTCTTCGTCTTCACCCACCACTGGGTGGGGCGCGACCGTGTGATGGTGGACAACGAGAACGAGCTCCTGCGCGTGCTGGAGCCGTACAACGTGAAGCTCGTCTTCAACGGCCACGGCCACCAGGACCTCCTCTGGCACTGGAACGGCGTCGCCGGGACGATGAACAAGGGGCTGTACCAGGGCTCGTACCAGCGCGTGGACGTCGACTGGAACGCGGGCGAGGTGCGCCTCTCCCGTCGCACGACGCAGAGGCCCGAGCTTCGTCCGCTCCTGACGGTGCCGCTCGCCCCCCGCCGCGACGCGCGCCCGCTATGGGCCGTGGGCGTGTCGCTGGTGGGCGCGGGCGCGGCGGTTCCCACGCGGGCGGAGGGCGCGCGCGAGTTCCGCTGGAACGAGGGCGCATGGGCTCCGCTCCCGCTCGCCGGAGCGCCAACGGCGGGGCTGCGGCCGGGTGCGCACCTCCTATCGCTGCGCGCCGGCGCGGGAGGTGCGCAGCGCGCCTTCCCCCTGCGCGTGACGGGCACGGATGCAGTGCTCCGCCCGCGCTGGGAGCGGCGCCTCACCGGCGGCGTCATGTCGCACCTGCGGCTGGCGGATGGTGTGCTCTTCGCCAGCGCGATGGACGGCTCCATCACCGCACTCCGCGCCAGCGATGGGACGCAGCTCTGGTCGGCGCGCACGGAGGGGTACTGCCACTCGTCGCCCACGGTGGATGCGGGGCGGGTGATCGTGGGGAGCGCGGATGGCGGGGTGTACGCCTTCGATGCGCGCACCGGGCGTCGTCTGTGGAAACACGCTACGGGCGGGCCGGTGTACGCATCGGCGGCCGTGGCGGGGGGGATCGCCGCCATCGCCTCGGGCGACGGGACGGTGTACGGGCTGGATGCGCGCACCGGTGCCGTTCGCTGGCGCTTCGCCCTCCCGGCGGGCGACACGGCGTTCGCGCAGAGCCCCGCCGCAACGGACGGCGAGCGCTTCTACGTCGGCGCGTGGGACCGCAACCTGTACGCGCTGGAGGTGGCCACGGGGCGCGAGGTGTGGCGGCGGCAGTGCACGGACAAGTCGTTCGCGTACTCGCCGGCCATCGGCGGGCCGGCGGTGGGGGGAGGGCGGGTGTACGTGCCGTCCAACGACAACGTGCTGCACGCCTTCGATGCCGCCACCGGCGCCCCACTCTGGCAGGCTACCGCGCCCGGAGACAAGTTCGGCTACTCCTCGCCCACCCTGGTCGGCGACCGCATTTACGTTGGCTGCCTTGGCGACAAGGGGCAGGTGCGCTGCGTCTCCGCCACCGACGGCCGTGAGCTGTGGATGGCGGAGACGGGCGGCGAGATCTACGACTCCTCTCCCGCCGTCAGCGACGGTCGCGTGGCGATCGGCTCCGTGAACGGCACGCTGCACCTCCTCGCGGTGGAGGATGGGAAGCTGGTCGCGCAGCACCGCTTTCCGGCGGGCCATTTTCTCGCCTCCCCGGCGGCGGGCGAGCGCTCCGTGTACGCCGCCACCTTTTCGGACGTGGTGATGGGGTTCGACGTGGCGGGTTGA
- a CDS encoding Lrp/AsnC family transcriptional regulator gives MNGQPRLDDVDTRLLEMLQENGRTSQHDLAVAVGLSSPAVGERLRKLEERGIIRRFAAVLDPKLLGRDVTAFLAVGIAGSSYYEEFRARVLAHPEVLECHSITGQGSHLLKVRTDTTSGLEGLLAEIQSWPGVQWTNTSIVLSTIKETAVLGLRPRVQAER, from the coding sequence GTGAACGGCCAGCCTCGCCTCGACGACGTGGATACCCGGCTCCTGGAGATGCTGCAGGAGAACGGGAGGACTTCGCAGCACGACCTCGCGGTGGCGGTGGGGCTCTCGTCGCCGGCGGTGGGGGAGCGGCTGCGGAAGCTGGAGGAGCGCGGGATCATCCGCCGCTTCGCCGCCGTGCTCGATCCCAAGCTGCTGGGGCGCGACGTCACCGCCTTCCTGGCGGTGGGGATCGCGGGGTCCAGCTATTACGAGGAGTTCAGGGCGCGCGTGCTGGCGCACCCCGAAGTGCTGGAGTGCCACTCGATCACCGGCCAGGGCTCGCACCTGCTCAAGGTGCGCACCGACACCACCTCCGGGCTGGAGGGGCTCCTCGCCGAGATCCAGAGCTGGCCGGGCGTGCAGTGGACGAACACCAGCATCGTCCTTTCGACCATCAAGGAAACCGCTGTGCTCGGCCTCCGGCCGCGCGTGCAGGCGGAGCGGTAG
- a CDS encoding glutamine synthetase III, which produces MPKTAARFDTLAAATWEADESRNGDGAARGPMDIEGIFGKNTFGLAEMRARLPKQVFKALMNTVDRGEALDASVADAVALAMKEWATERGASHFTHWFQPLTGSTAEKHDSFITPNVGGGAVAEFSGKELIQGEPDASSFPSGGLRATFEARGYTAWDPTSPAFIVDTPAGCYLSIPTAFASWTGDALDVKIPLLRSIAALETQTRRALALFGDTAERVVATCGPEQEFFLIDQEFFYRRPDLVTTGRTLFGAKPPRGQELEDHYFGSIPDRVLAFMTEVERELYKLGVPQRTRHNEVAPGQFEMAPIYENANLAADHQQLVMITLRKVARKYGMACLLHEKPFAGVNGSGKHLNWSLGTENANLLEPGDTPHQNMQFLFFCTAVLRAVERHQDLLRSAVAFAGNDHRLGANEAPPAIISVFLGTQLADVFEQIEQSGTATSSKQGGLMGLGTHVLPHIPQHAGDRNRTSPFAFTGNKFEFRALGASQSVSWPATVLNTVMAESVDELCAALEAEVEKGTSFEDALQQLIASEIRRVKRIIFNGDGYSDDWQVEAERRGLLNLRTTLDALETMVSDKNTALFQKYGVLSARELESRHEIALETYFKTINIEGETTADVAATMILPAAFRYMNDLLAAAERAADIKLDARGLHSTLRELNGLIDELRDALDTLRTHNADLGGDDVHSKAYHMRDNIVPAMLAVRSAVDRLEKIVPDDMWPLPTYRDMLFVK; this is translated from the coding sequence ATGCCCAAGACCGCCGCCCGCTTCGACACCCTGGCAGCCGCCACCTGGGAAGCAGACGAGAGCCGGAACGGAGATGGCGCCGCACGCGGCCCCATGGACATCGAAGGAATCTTTGGCAAGAACACCTTTGGCCTGGCGGAGATGCGCGCGCGCCTCCCCAAGCAGGTGTTCAAGGCGCTGATGAACACCGTGGACCGCGGCGAGGCGCTGGACGCCAGCGTGGCCGACGCGGTGGCGCTCGCCATGAAAGAGTGGGCCACCGAGCGCGGCGCGTCGCACTTCACGCACTGGTTCCAGCCGCTCACCGGTTCCACCGCCGAGAAGCACGACTCCTTCATCACCCCCAACGTGGGCGGGGGCGCCGTCGCCGAGTTCAGCGGCAAGGAGCTGATCCAGGGCGAGCCGGACGCCTCATCGTTCCCCTCGGGCGGGCTGCGCGCCACCTTCGAGGCCCGCGGCTACACGGCGTGGGACCCCACCTCGCCGGCGTTCATCGTGGACACACCGGCCGGCTGCTACCTGTCCATCCCCACGGCGTTCGCGTCGTGGACGGGCGACGCGCTGGACGTCAAGATCCCCCTCCTGCGCTCCATCGCCGCGCTGGAGACGCAGACCCGCCGCGCGCTTGCGCTCTTTGGCGACACGGCGGAGCGGGTGGTGGCCACCTGCGGGCCGGAGCAGGAATTCTTTCTGATCGACCAGGAGTTCTTTTATCGCCGCCCCGACCTGGTGACCACCGGACGCACGCTGTTCGGCGCCAAGCCGCCGCGCGGGCAGGAGCTGGAGGACCACTACTTCGGCTCGATCCCCGACCGCGTCCTTGCCTTCATGACCGAGGTGGAGCGCGAGCTGTACAAGCTGGGCGTGCCGCAGCGCACGCGACACAACGAGGTGGCGCCGGGGCAGTTCGAGATGGCGCCCATCTACGAGAACGCCAACCTGGCGGCCGACCACCAGCAGCTGGTGATGATCACGCTGCGCAAGGTGGCCCGGAAGTACGGGATGGCCTGCCTCCTCCACGAGAAGCCCTTCGCCGGCGTCAACGGGAGCGGCAAGCACCTCAACTGGTCGCTGGGCACCGAGAACGCCAACCTGCTGGAGCCGGGCGACACGCCGCACCAGAACATGCAGTTCCTCTTCTTCTGCACCGCCGTGCTGCGCGCGGTGGAGCGGCACCAGGACCTGCTGCGCTCGGCCGTGGCCTTCGCCGGCAACGACCACCGGCTGGGGGCCAACGAGGCGCCGCCCGCCATCATCTCCGTCTTCCTGGGCACCCAGCTGGCGGACGTGTTCGAGCAGATCGAGCAGAGCGGCACGGCCACGTCCAGCAAGCAGGGCGGGCTGATGGGGTTGGGGACGCACGTGCTGCCGCACATCCCGCAGCACGCGGGCGACCGCAACCGCACCTCGCCCTTTGCCTTCACGGGCAACAAGTTCGAGTTCCGCGCGCTGGGCGCCTCTCAGTCCGTCTCGTGGCCGGCCACGGTGCTCAACACCGTCATGGCCGAATCGGTCGACGAGCTGTGCGCCGCCCTGGAGGCAGAGGTGGAGAAGGGGACTTCCTTCGAGGACGCCCTGCAGCAGCTGATCGCGTCGGAGATCCGCCGCGTGAAGCGCATCATCTTCAACGGCGACGGCTACAGCGACGACTGGCAGGTGGAGGCGGAGCGGCGCGGCCTCCTAAACCTGCGCACCACGCTGGACGCGCTGGAGACGATGGTGAGCGACAAGAACACGGCGCTCTTCCAGAAGTATGGCGTCCTCTCGGCCCGCGAGCTGGAGTCGCGCCACGAGATCGCGCTGGAGACCTACTTCAAGACGATCAACATCGAGGGCGAGACCACCGCGGACGTGGCGGCCACGATGATCCTGCCGGCGGCGTTCCGCTACATGAACGACCTGCTCGCCGCCGCCGAGCGCGCCGCCGACATCAAGCTCGACGCGCGCGGCCTGCACTCCACGCTGCGGGAGCTGAACGGCCTGATCGACGAGCTGCGCGACGCCCTGGACACCCTGCGCACCCACAACGCCGATCTGGGCGGCGACGACGTGCACTCCAAGGCCTACCACATGCGCGACAACATCGTCCCCGCGATGCTCGCCGTGCGCTCCGCCGTGGACCGTCTGGAAAAAATCGTCCCCGACGACATGTGGCCGCTGCCCACGTACCGCGACATGCTGTTCGTGAAGTAA
- a CDS encoding TonB C-terminal domain-containing protein, with translation MSVRIPDGTVLDAEFGPALAQAVARRWEPPSRGRGGYAGLSRLKRRVQPPEPRWPQDWLPSAGDTARVAVTLFRAAPPGPVQMLSTSGNRAFDRSVAAHFRDPAPASPELPPLPGGVDSVRVQIGFGVDPGPGAEGVVRFAAQQAPAQLVRGSLRFNPGMRATESRVQSETTVKYDVDVSGRIASESIEILSGADRGFANSVAEGLAGAAGTPAVSNCRAITSTVVQKFRGR, from the coding sequence GTGTCGGTCCGTATCCCGGATGGAACTGTACTGGACGCGGAGTTCGGGCCCGCGCTGGCGCAGGCGGTGGCGCGGCGGTGGGAGCCGCCCAGCCGCGGCCGGGGCGGATACGCCGGGCTTTCCCGCCTCAAACGCCGTGTGCAGCCGCCGGAGCCGCGCTGGCCGCAGGATTGGCTGCCGTCCGCGGGCGACACTGCGCGCGTAGCGGTCACCCTCTTCCGCGCGGCACCTCCCGGGCCGGTGCAGATGCTCTCCACGTCCGGCAACCGCGCGTTCGACCGCTCGGTTGCGGCGCACTTCCGCGATCCGGCACCCGCAAGCCCCGAGCTCCCGCCGCTCCCGGGCGGAGTCGATTCGGTGCGCGTGCAGATCGGTTTCGGGGTTGACCCTGGGCCGGGTGCGGAGGGGGTCGTGCGCTTTGCGGCTCAGCAAGCGCCGGCGCAGCTCGTGCGCGGATCGCTGAGGTTCAATCCCGGGATGCGCGCCACCGAGAGCCGGGTGCAGTCCGAGACCACGGTGAAGTACGACGTCGACGTGTCCGGCCGCATCGCCTCCGAATCGATCGAGATCCTGTCGGGCGCGGACCGGGGCTTCGCGAACTCGGTCGCGGAGGGGCTCGCCGGCGCGGCGGGCACTCCGGCTGTCTCGAACTGCCGCGCGATTACTTCGACTGTGGTTCAGAAGTTCCGCGGGCGCTGA
- a CDS encoding DUF2442 domain-containing protein, giving the protein MFLHVDGVTHLQRYELRLEFNNGTGKDVDLAAELHGKVFEPLRDSRFFSQVQVNPETGTIEWPNGADLAPEFLFDAGKTVHELA; this is encoded by the coding sequence ATGTTCCTGCATGTGGATGGAGTGACGCACCTGCAGCGGTACGAGCTACGCCTGGAGTTCAACAACGGGACGGGCAAGGACGTTGATCTCGCGGCCGAGTTGCACGGCAAGGTGTTCGAGCCGCTCCGCGATTCGCGTTTCTTCAGCCAGGTCCAGGTGAACCCGGAGACGGGGACGATCGAGTGGCCAAACGGGGCGGACCTTGCTCCCGAGTTCCTGTTCGACGCCGGGAAGACGGTGCACGAGCTGGCCTGA
- a CDS encoding CCA tRNA nucleotidyltransferase, protein MTETSPELRAPEEVIRITRVLQDAGFETWTVGGAVRDALAGRTPGDWDLATAARPRDVQRIFRRTVPVGVAHGTVGVLGKDGRMYEVTTFRRDVETDGRHAVVHFADSVEEDLQRRDFTINAVAWHALTRELRDPHGGVPDLRDGVLRTVGDPRERFREDRLRVLRALRFAARFGLRIDDATWAAARESAPELPKLSAERVREELLKVLRETERPSTALRLYEGCGALATLYPELQACVGVRDGADAVWSHLLKTADALPRHHVALRLPALVHDIGKARTADVGFADHAAAGAAAAFGMLRRLKFSNADTDRVVHLVAQHSAIPASDAPEPELRRWLRLVGAGYVRDVLRLRVADVQARGARPGDPRLREAAELRRRVGRILASAPVLTLGDLAIGGAELRRLGIPAGPFMGEILRDLLERVTDDPSLNTVEALSAIVRSRIDSPED, encoded by the coding sequence GTGACGGAAACGAGCCCGGAGCTGCGCGCGCCGGAAGAGGTCATCCGCATCACCCGCGTCCTGCAGGATGCGGGGTTCGAGACGTGGACGGTCGGAGGCGCCGTGCGCGACGCCCTGGCCGGCCGCACCCCCGGCGACTGGGACCTGGCCACCGCCGCCCGCCCCCGCGACGTGCAGCGCATCTTCCGCCGCACCGTTCCCGTGGGGGTGGCGCACGGCACGGTGGGCGTGCTGGGCAAGGACGGGCGGATGTACGAGGTGACCACCTTTCGGCGCGACGTGGAGACGGACGGGCGGCACGCGGTGGTGCACTTCGCGGACTCGGTGGAGGAGGACCTCCAGCGGCGCGACTTCACCATCAACGCCGTCGCCTGGCACGCGCTCACCCGCGAGCTGCGTGACCCGCACGGCGGCGTCCCCGACCTGCGCGACGGCGTCCTGCGCACGGTGGGCGACCCGCGCGAGCGCTTCCGCGAGGACCGGCTGCGCGTGCTGCGCGCCCTGCGCTTCGCCGCGCGCTTCGGACTGCGCATCGATGACGCGACCTGGGCCGCCGCGCGCGAGTCCGCGCCCGAGCTCCCGAAGCTTTCCGCCGAGCGGGTGCGCGAGGAGCTCCTCAAGGTGCTGCGCGAGACGGAGCGGCCGTCGACGGCGCTGCGGCTGTACGAGGGATGCGGCGCGCTCGCCACCCTTTACCCAGAGCTGCAGGCGTGCGTCGGCGTGCGCGACGGCGCGGACGCCGTGTGGAGCCACCTGCTGAAGACGGCCGACGCACTGCCGCGCCACCACGTCGCGCTGCGCCTTCCCGCGCTCGTACACGACATCGGCAAGGCGCGCACGGCGGATGTGGGATTCGCGGACCACGCGGCGGCGGGCGCGGCGGCGGCGTTCGGGATGCTGCGCCGCCTCAAGTTCTCCAACGCGGACACGGACCGCGTGGTGCACCTGGTGGCGCAGCACAGCGCCATCCCCGCCTCCGATGCGCCGGAACCGGAGCTGCGGCGGTGGCTCCGCCTGGTGGGCGCCGGCTACGTGCGCGACGTGCTGCGCCTGCGCGTGGCGGACGTGCAGGCGCGCGGCGCGCGCCCAGGCGACCCGCGCCTGCGCGAAGCTGCGGAGCTCCGGCGGCGTGTGGGGAGGATACTGGCCTCCGCGCCCGTGCTCACCCTGGGTGACCTGGCGATCGGCGGCGCGGAGCTGCGGCGGCTCGGCATCCCCGCGGGCCCGTTCATGGGCGAGATCCTCCGCGACCTGCTGGAGCGCGTTACGGACGATCCGTCGCTCAACACCGTCGAAGCGCTGTCCGCTATCGTGCGCTCGCGAATCGACTCCCCGGAGGACTGA
- a CDS encoding DinB family protein, giving the protein MSQPEVWLRGPMPGVPPLLMPAAHALAGAGEDVARAAAGLTVEQLWARPAGVASVGFHLRHIPGVLDRLLTYARGESLTDAQLAYLRAEPEPGNPAPDADELLRGVEEGIALALAQIAATREEDLLLPRGVGRLQLPSTVMGLIFHAAEHAQRHTGQVVTLSRIVRGGAS; this is encoded by the coding sequence ATGTCGCAACCCGAAGTCTGGCTGCGCGGGCCGATGCCCGGCGTACCGCCGCTGCTGATGCCCGCCGCGCACGCCCTGGCCGGAGCGGGCGAGGACGTCGCGCGCGCGGCCGCCGGGCTCACGGTGGAGCAGCTGTGGGCGCGTCCGGCCGGCGTGGCGTCGGTCGGCTTCCACCTGCGCCACATCCCCGGCGTCCTGGACCGCCTGCTGACCTATGCCCGCGGCGAGTCCCTCACCGACGCGCAGCTCGCCTACCTCCGCGCCGAGCCTGAACCCGGCAATCCCGCGCCTGACGCAGACGAGCTGCTGCGCGGCGTGGAAGAGGGGATCGCGCTCGCCCTCGCGCAGATAGCCGCGACCCGTGAGGAAGATCTCCTGCTCCCACGCGGCGTAGGGCGGCTCCAGCTTCCGAGCACGGTGATGGGCTTGATCTTCCACGCCGCCGAACACGCGCAGCGGCACACGGGGCAGGTAGTCACGCTCAGCCGCATCGTGCGCGGAGGTGCGTCGTGA
- a CDS encoding NADPH-dependent F420 reductase: MKIGIVGAGNIGGTMAELLVGAGHEVALSNSRGPDSLCGQAAALGPRAHAMTVDDAASFGDVVLLALPWRNPGGLPDAERTRGKIVIDATNHYTLEGGLFDLGDSTSSEEVLKRLPGARLVKAFNTIYWKHLARNGRTDLPLPERRAIFIAGDDADAKAVVSRLIEEIGFAPVDTGTLREGGRRQQPGAPVYDVEITPREAEGLLAY; the protein is encoded by the coding sequence GTGAAGATCGGGATCGTCGGGGCGGGAAACATCGGCGGGACCATGGCGGAGCTGCTGGTGGGCGCCGGGCACGAGGTGGCGCTGAGCAACTCGCGGGGGCCGGATTCGTTGTGCGGGCAGGCGGCCGCGCTGGGGCCGCGCGCGCACGCCATGACGGTGGACGACGCGGCGAGCTTCGGCGATGTAGTGCTGCTGGCGCTCCCCTGGCGCAACCCCGGGGGGCTGCCGGACGCGGAGCGCACGCGCGGCAAGATCGTGATCGACGCGACCAATCACTACACTCTGGAGGGCGGGCTCTTCGACCTGGGCGATTCCACCTCCAGCGAAGAGGTGCTGAAGCGCCTCCCCGGCGCGCGGCTGGTCAAGGCGTTCAACACCATCTACTGGAAGCACCTCGCCCGCAACGGGCGCACCGACCTCCCGCTCCCGGAGCGCCGTGCCATCTTCATAGCCGGGGATGATGCCGATGCCAAGGCGGTCGTCTCGCGCCTGATCGAGGAGATCGGCTTCGCCCCCGTCGACACCGGCACCCTTCGCGAAGGCGGCCGCCGCCAACAGCCTGGCGCGCCCGTGTACGACGTCGAGATCACCCCGCGTGAGGCCGAGGGGTTGCTCGCGTACTGA